One window of Cataglyphis hispanica isolate Lineage 1 chromosome 12, ULB_Chis1_1.0, whole genome shotgun sequence genomic DNA carries:
- the LOC126853753 gene encoding myosin-I heavy chain isoform X3, whose amino-acid sequence MTVISDIDETGINRNLQVRYSRDQIYTYTGSILVAVNPYKEVDYYTNEYVNRYHEQKMGALEPHVFALAEAAYKSLQDTETNQSCVISGESGAGKTETTKFILQYLCSVTSNVDTWVEQQILEANTILEAFGNAKTVRNDNSSRFGKFMQVCFDNKWMIKGCIIQDYLLEQSRITFQSPEERNYHVFYKLVEAGTRDKEFAEQYKLRPASHYKYLNQSGCAKIDGISDSKKLDALRLAFNVLQVAPEMCEGIFRVLSAILWLGNLSFEDIDGERCELSTEDRNIVDTVAPLLGLQVEDLTRVVLIRQINVRGNITEIPLKVQEARENRHAMAKALYSRTFAWLINHINNCTNPGQDSSRFLGVLDIFGFENFALNSFEQLCINYTNEKLHKFFNHYVFALEQELYRQEEIQYSHITFTDNTMCLELIEKPPRCVLKLLTEQCHMPKGSDLAYLTNLHAEFENHPCYVKGDDRRKWEKEFGVKHYAGCVTYTVEGFVDKNRDVQQDVFFDFMSRSTNEFVQEISAYQDLLGYTVARATGSAATTMSRGTSKGKPTLCDSFRHQLQALVDVLQATTPWYARCIKPNMEKIANHYDEKLVLDQLKYLGMLDIIRIRKEGFPIHMSFHDFVARYRCLDKGRASLSCDEKEAARHLISKQGIPQTEWQIGRTKVFLRSYVHEPLEDSRNQMVTRNAIVIQKIWRGYVKRREYKRIREAALKVQHAYRGWKLRIMFIRKRRAAIVIQSHLRGVFAREVAAALREMRRVDEEMRKRERLEKERRLMEDKKALEESQSTQYNDIVGMESGKAQEEIAALSQMAEQMNSKMAAASDLQSVDLDNLFSFLSDVQSTKSNQIIEEIGEQMDELVEDLDVELETVIQQEMELNCKAAESSKVTSPVNGQEMTSLQQRLPSANNLSTSKLGQPSLPEPTEPPPPPPPPAPPLAINGDSSDDNGEPIYESVLPREENDLDSPIVHNGSHSPGQMVNGEACGSLPPSNKMTKEIAGSPPSRPESTSSAGHHHAHHHHHQTMIPQAQQNGHDQSQSQPQVLQQLPVEREQRRKCRVERKLQELEDKKEQENEATYHDIVEFAQNYFNSHERSPEGTIMATLTRKSRGKSVEYVPKYEMVTYYKGSSIPNSHIHMYDPDNVNVACSVFRDLCKYIRGEMKLDQEIVTIQSIIAYGIEREELRDEIYVQCMRQATNNPNTEWAERVWLLLCLAIVAFQPSKLLYKYFVSFLKKNLALEGKLRQYVQWCVDNCKNTKVSCRQHPPSTVEIAAMRRLGTIVCRFFFLDGRTKAIDVHPTDTAADAVAKLGEKLGLRSLEGWAIYQSRPDGEEHVRAHDYLYDVIAAWEMKQCKLNTAQSTFSTLRRGNNATLGSGDNRFVFKRRLFRNPREISQDPVEVNMLYAQAVYNVVKCDDFPVSEKVALQLAGLQAQVSLGDPKDNDRLDYYSEVDSFLPYRISRARGDDVWVPIIAQAHRQYGAGRKELAAKVLYLSCVMQYPLYGTTMFNVTYRGYWSYGNQLILGINCDGLMLIKPDDKFVLSEYRYQDVESIMLDPSDSFITLSLLRHNPDSSHKCFVFETPQKNEIGSLIVSYCSALAGWITENEVPTKKLKCITNEDRIRLYHNLVNCRRTLVDSEILRKPQDSGGGFLRNTLRRLSKHRIEKLRQEHGNADHGETYKGFPYAYWAFSRQQIPQSLSKLPDPDEQISLSIFQLILTYAGLGQNGDTVRRVEDEHVNLIQTVMERCIRKENLLGELYLQLIKQTTDHPDPNNRVNLRHWALLSLACSVILPPQKVIRKYLIAHLKRCASDYVTEEGKYARFAEKCLYKTQGTRRRQWPPSREEIMCTINRRPIYARFHFMDGQYHAVEFHPSATARDVMEIIKTKIGLEETAMGYAIYEVLGPTERSLIPEEKVADVMSKWERYRTSQQTQQSSQRKHVHHFFLFKKHLFLDQYMNLDDPVEKELLYHQVLHDLRADRFPITEKEAMMLTALQAQLEMGDCQDTISEQDYRTISSHCLPSRLVPCLCVDGVRQHHQSLRGMTPPEAKKAFLNLIQSWPLHRATIFDVMQSFTSNWPRVLWLAVDQQGLHLLEHRSRNALCTYEYSSILSYTPAVNCLMIITGTDKKQSKVILTTSQAHQIANLIREYMEVLQSPPEIPRRDSTMAVQQFAAQQQQQHQQPPATLPSSTTGGRKSRPTSMLHRGAPIIQSQAS is encoded by the exons GCGGCGTACAAGTCTCTGCAGGACACCGAGACCAATCAGTCCTGCGTGATATCGGGCGAGAGCGGGGCTGGCAAGACCGAGACCACCAAGTTCATTCTGCAGTATCTTTGTTCGGTCACTAGCAACGTCGACACGTGGGTGGAGCAGCAGATCCTGGAGGCCAATACCATCCTCGAGGCATTCG gtAACGCGAAGACGGTGCGAAACGACAACAGTTCGCGCTTTGGCAAGTTCATGCAAGTGTGCTTTGACAACAAATGGATGATCAAGGGATGCATCATTCAAGATTATCTGCTGGAGCAGAGCCGTATCACTTTTCAAAGCCCGGAGGAGCGCAATTACCACGTATTTTATAAGTTGGTTGAAGCCGGCACGAGAGACAAGGAATTCGCCGAGCAATATAAGCTACGACCGGCCagtcattataaatatctcaatCAGTCCGGCTGCGCAAAAATTGACGGAATTTCTGACTCTAAGAAACTCGACGCTCTCAGGCTCGCCTTCAATGTGCTTCAG GTCGCGCCGGAAATGTGCGAAGGTATCTTCCGGGTATTATCGGCCATCTTGTGGCTTGGAAATTTAAGCTTCGAAGATATCGATGGCGAAAGATGCGAGCTGTCGACGGAGGATAGGAACATAGTCGACACGGTAGCACCTTTATTGGGTCTGCAAGTGGAGGATCTCACTAGGGTGGTACTGATACGGCAGATAAATGTTCGTGGTAATATAACAGAGATCCCGCTGAAAGTACAGGAGGCACGAGAGAATAGGCATGCGATGGCGAAGGCGCTTTACTCGCGCACTTTTGCCTGGCTCATCAATCACATCAACAATTGCACGAATCCAGGCCAGGATAGCTCGCGATTTCTCGGGGTGCTCGATATATTCGGCTTCGAGAATTTTGCGTTGAACAGCTTTGAGCAACTCTGCATCAATTATACCAACGAGAAATTACACAAGTTCTTCAATCACTATGTCTTTGCGTTGGAGCAGGAACTT TATCGCCAAGAGGAGATCCAATATTCCCACATCACATTCACGGACAACACAATGTGCCTGGAATTGATTGAAAAGCCTCCGCGATGTGTTCTCAAATTATTGACCGAGCAGTGCCATATGCCGAAAGGCTCCGATTTGGCCTATCTGACAAACTTGCATGCAGAATTCGAGAATCACCCGTGCTATGTGAAGGGGGATGATCGACGAAAATGGGAAAAGGAATTTGGGGTTAAACACTACGCCGGTTGCGTGACGTACACCGTCGAGGGTTTCGTCGATAAGAATCGAGATGTTCAGCAGGatgtatttttcgattttatgtCCAGAAGCACCAACGAATTTGTTCAAGAAATCTCCGCCTATCAAGATTTATTGGGATACACCGTTGCGCGCGCAACCGGCAGCGCGGCCACGACAATGTCACGAGGAACGTCGAAAGGCAAGCCAACTCTCTGCGACTCTTTTCGACATCAATTGCAAGCCTTAGTAGACGTATTGCAGGCGACGACACCATGGTACGCGCGTTGTATTAAGCCGAACATGGAGAAGATAGCTAATCACTACGACGAGAAGCTTGTGCTGGACCAGCTCAAGTATCTTGGCATGTTGGACATTATACGCATACGCAAAGAGGGCTTTCCGATACATATGTCGTTTCACGACTTTGTCGCGAGGTATCGTTGCCTAGACAAGGGCCGAGCCTCGCTTTCCTGCGACGAGAAGGAGGCAGCCAGACATTTGATCAGCAAACAAGGTATACCGCAAACTGAGTGGCAGATTGGCCGGACGAAAGTATTTCTGAGAAGCTACGTGCACGAGCCTTTAGAAGACTCTAGAAATCAGATGGTAACGAGAAACGCCATAGTAATACAGAAGATTTGGCGAGGATATGTTAAACGGCGAG AATACAAGCGTATAAGGGAGGCAGCACTCAAGGTGCAACACGCATACCGCGGCTGGAAGTTACGGATAATGTTTATTCGAAAGCGCAGAGCTGCCATAGTGATACAAAGTCATCTACGAGGTGTCTTTGCGAGGGAGGTGGCCGCTGCGCTGCGTGAAATGAGACGAGTCGATGAGGAGATGAGAAAGAGGGAGCGACTAGAGAAAGAACGAAGATTGATGGAGGACAAGAAGGCGTTAGAAGAAAGCCAGAG CACGCAGTACAATGATATTGTCGGGATGGAATCTGG aAAAGCACAGGAAGAGATTGCCGCTCTGTCGCAGATGGCCGAGCAAATGAACTCGAAGATGGCCGCTGCTTCAGACTTGCAATCGGTAGACCTCGACAATCTATTCTCCTTTTTATCCGACGTACAATCGACTAAAAGCAATCAAATTATCGAGGAGATTGGTGAGCAGATGGACGAACTTGTCGAGGATTTAGACGTGGAATTAGAAACCGTTATTCAACAAGAGATGGAATTAAATTGCAAGGCCGCCGAGTCGTCGAAAGTCACTTCTCCTGTCAACGGACAGGAAATGACATCTCTGCAGCAACGATTACCTAGTGCGAATAATTTGAGTACTAGCAAACTCGGTCAACCGAGTCTTCCGGAACCTACGGAACCACCTCCACCGCCACCTCCCCCGGCGCCACCTTTAGCGATAAATGGCGATTCGTCGGATGACAATGGCGAACCAATCTACGAGTCTGTGTTGCCACGCGAGGAGAACGATCTCGACAGTCCAATTGTTCACAATGGCAGTCATAGTCCTGGCCAAATGGTCAATGGCGAAGCTTGCGGATCTTTGCCCCCGAGCAACAAAATGACTAAGGAAATCGCCGGTAGTCCACCATCTAGACCGGAGTCAACGAGTTCTGCTGGCCATCATCATgcgcatcatcatcatcatcagaCGATGATACCCCAGGCGCAACAAAACGGTCACGATCAATCACAATCACAACCACAAGTGTTGCAGCAATTGCCGGTCGAGCGTGAGCAGCGACGCAAGTGCCGCGTGGAACGCAAATTGCAGGAACTCGAAGATAAGAAGGAACAAGAGAATGAGGCTACTTATCACGATATCGTCGAGTTTgcgcaaaattatttcaacagcCATGAACGTTCGCCGGAAGGTACTATAATGGCCACACTGACGAGAAAGTCACGCGGCAAGAGCGTCGAGTACGTTCCAAAATACGAGATGGTTACGTATTACAAAGGATCCAGCATTCCGAATTCACACATTCATATGTATGATCCTGATAACGTGAATGTTGCATGTTCTGTATTCAGG gaTTTGTGTAAATACATACGCGGCGAGATGAAGCTGGATCAGGAGATAGTCACGATCCAGAGTATCATCGCTTATGGGATCGAGCGGGAAGAATTACGAGATGAGATTTATGTACAATGCATGCGTCAGGCGACCAATAATCCCAACACCGAGTGGGCGGAACGCGTATGGTTGCTATTATGCTTGGCGATCGTCGCCTTCCAACCAAGTAAACTActctacaaatattttgtctCCTTCCTGAAGAAGAACCTTGCTCTTGAGGGCAAGCTGAGACAATATGTACAATGGTGTGTGGATAATTGCAAGAATACCAAGGTATCTTGCAGACAACATCCACCGTCTACCGTAGAGATTGCCGCTATGAGACGATTGGGCACTATAGTCTGCCGATTCTTTTTTCTGGACGGAAGAACAAAAGCAATTGACGTACATCCGACCGACACAGCCGCCGACGCTGTCGCCAAGCTTGGAGAAAAATTGGGCCTTCGGTCACTAGAAGGTTGGGCCATCTATCAGAGCAGACCAGACGGGGAGGAGCATGTGCGAGCTCACGATTATCTATACGACGTGATCGCTGCATGGGAGAT gaaacaatgcaaattaaataccGCACAATCGACATTCTCAACATTGCGACGCGGTAATAATGCTACTCTAGGCAGCGGTGATAATCGCTTTGTCTTCAAACGAAGATTGTTCCGTAATCCGAGAGAAATCTCGCAGGATCCCGTGGAAGTTAATATGCTATACGCGCAAGCAGTTTACAATGTCGTAAAG TGCGACGATTTTCCCGTATCTGAGAAAGTGGCGCTGCAATTGGCAGGATTGCAGGCGCAAGTATCTCTCGGAGATCCCAAGGATAACGACAGACTGGATTACTACAGTGAGGTGGACAGTTTTCTACCCTATAGAATCAGTCGCGCCCGCGGCGACGACGTATGGGTGCCAATTATAGCGCAAGCGCACCGGCAATACGGCGCCGGGCGCAAAGAACTAGCGGCCAAAGTTCTATATCTGTCCTGTGTGATGCAGTATCCTCTTTACGGCACGACAATGTTCAACGTTACTTACCGAGGATATTGGTCTTACGGCAATCAATTAATTCTTGGTATTAATTGCGACGGTCTCATGTTAATCAAGCCGGACGATAAGTTTGTTTTATCCGAATATCGTTATCAAGACGTCGAGAGCATCATGTTGGATCCGAGCGACTCATTTATCACACTTTCGCTACTGCGACATAATCCTGATAGTTCGCACAAATGTTTCGTATTTGAAACTCCACAGAAAAACGAGATTGGTAGTCTGATAGTTAGTTATTGTTCGGCGCTAGCGGGTTGGATCACGGAGAATGAGGTGCCTACGAAAAAACTCAAGTGTATCACCAACGAGGATCGTATCAGGCTTTATCACAATCTGGTCAACTGTCGGCGAACGCTAGTCGATTCAGAAATCCTAAGGAAACCGCAAGATTCCGGCGGCGGTTTTCTTAGGAATACACTTCGTAGATTATCTAAACATCGGATAGAGAAACTCAGGCAAGAGCATGGAAATGCCGATCACGGCGAAACTTATAAAGGCTTTCCGTACGCTTATTGGGCATTCAGTAGGCAGCAAATACCACAGAGTTTGTCGAAACTGCCAGATCCCGATGAACAGATCTCTTTAAGTATCTTCCAGTTGATTCTGACATACGCGGGACTTGGTCAGAATGGCGACACGGTCCGCAGAGTCGAAGACGAGCACGTGAATCTCATACAGACTGTCATGGAACGATGCATACGAAAAGAAAACTTGTTGGGCGAACTGTATCTACAATTGATCAAGCAAACGACCGATCATCCGGATCCGAACAATCGTGTTAATCTGCGACACTGGGCATTGCTCTCGCTTGCGTGTTCCGTGATTCTTCCGCCTCAGAAGGTTATACGTAAATATTTGATCGCGCATTTGAAGCGATGCGCCAGCGATTACGTCACAGAAGAGGGTAAATATGCGAGATTCGCGGAAAAGTGCCTTTATAAGACTCAGGGCACTCGAAGACGGCAATGGCCACCGAGTCGCGAGGAGATCATGTGCACCATTAATCGCCGACCGATCTACGCGAGATTCCACTTTATGGATGGCCAGTACCACGCTGTCGAGTTTCATCCATCTGCAACTGCCAGGGATGTCATGGAGATTATCAAGACTAAGATAGGACTCGAAGAAACTGCCATGg GCTACGCGATTTACGAGGTGTTGGGGCCAACCGAGCGATCACTGATTCCTGAGGAGAAGGTAGCCGATGTCATGTCCAAATGGGAACGATATAGGACATCGCAACAGACTCAACAGAGCTCACAACGGAAGCATGTACATCACTTCTTCCTGTTCAAGAAACACTTGTTCCTAGACCAATACATGAACTTAGATGATCCGGTAGAGAAGGAATTATTGTATCATCAAGTGCTACACGACTTGCGCGCCGATCGGTTCCCCATCACTGAGAAAGAAGCT ATGATGCTGACGGCTTTGCAAGCGCAACTGGAAATGGGTGACTGCCAAGACACAATATCGGAACAAGACTATCGAACGATATCGAGCCATTGCTTACCGTCAAGACTGGTGCCGTGCTTGTGTGTAGATGGTGTGCGCCAGCACCATCAATCTTTACGCGGAATGACGCCACCCGAAGCAAAGAAGGCTTTCCTGAATCTGATTCAATCATGGCCGTTGCACCGAGCAACCATCTTCGACGTGATGCAATCGTTCACCTCAAATTGGCCTCGCGTACTATGGCTGGCTGTTGATCAGCAGGGTCTTCATCTCCTAGAACATCGTTCCAGAAACGCACTGTGTACTTACGAATATAGCAGTATTTTAAGTTATACGCCCGCCGTTAATTGTCTGATGATCATTACCGGTACGGATAAGAAGCAAAGCAAAGTCATTCTTACCACGTCGCAG GCTCATCAGATAGCGAATCTGATTCGCGAGTACATGGAGGTGCTTCAGTCACCGCCGGAAATACCGAGACGAGACTCGACGATGGCTGTTCAACAATTTGCCGCtcaacagcagcaacagcatcAGCAACCGCCCGCAACACTGCCGTCATCTACGACCGGCGGACGAAAGTCCCGACCCACTTCGATGTTACACAGAGGTGCTCCGATAATACAATCGCAAGCTAGTTAG